One Glycine max cultivar Williams 82 chromosome 4, Glycine_max_v4.0, whole genome shotgun sequence DNA segment encodes these proteins:
- the LOC100795664 gene encoding uncharacterized protein: MAVTEANTKSSLHTRSNSLPSAPHPLISQHEEHLQKLRDSEATSSISSSSLSHKLNGLLDLQDCTDKLLQLPMKQQAVAQKFSDKCVDDILEGSLRLLDICSTAKECLQISKETLSSEGKVMKLYLQLRVENTWLQGTS; the protein is encoded by the coding sequence atggcaGTCACTGAAGCAAACACAAAAAGCTCTCTTCATACTCGTTCGAACAGCTTGCCCTCCGCACCTCACCCACTCATATCACAACATGAGGAGCATCTGCAAAAATTGAGGGACTCTGAAGCCACTTCTTCAATATCATCATCTTCGCTAAGCCACAAACTTAATGGTTTGCTGGATTTGCAGGACTGCACTGATAAGTTGCTTCAATTGCCTATGAAACAACAAGCTGTGGCACAAAAGTTCAGTGACAAATGTGTTGATGACATTCTAGAAGGGTCTTTGAGGCTCTTGGATATCTGCAGTACAGCCAAAGAATGCCTACAGATATCAAAGGAAACTCTGTCATCAGAAGGAAAAGTAATGAAATTGTATTTACAACTGAGGGTGGAAAATACTTGGCTTCAAGGAACAAGTTGA